The genomic DNA CCATATGGACGGCATGGAAGAGACCCACGACAGGATCCTGGAACGGAAGGGGACCTTCAAAACGGCCATCGAAGGTATCCGGAAGGCGAAACAGCTCGGCTTTCGGGTCTGTACGAACACGACGATCTTCAAGGAGACGAACCTTCTGGAGATCGAAATGCTCTTCTCCTACCTGCAGGATCTGGGGGTGGACGGTCTCCTCGTGGCACCCGGCTTCGGTTACGAGGCTGTGGGAGAGAAGTTATTCCTGGAGCGTCGCGAGATCGAAAAAAAGTTCGAGGAAGTGTATGAAATGAGCAAGCGGTTCCGCTTCTTTTCCACCCCCATGTACCTCAGGTTCCTCAAGGGGGAAAAGAAGCTGGAATGCACCCCGTGGGGGAACCCGACCCGCAATCCGCGCGGCTGGAAAGCCCCCTGCTACCTCATCACCGACGGACATTACCCGACCTTCCGGGATATGATGGAGAAGACCGACTGGAGCCGGTACGGCGTGGGCAAGGACGAGCGCTGCGCGCAGTGCATGATGCACTGCGGTTTCGAGCCGACGGTTGTGAACGAGATAGGGAAAAGCTGGAAGGATATCTGGGAAATGGTGGTGTGGAACCTGACTTAGTCAAAAGCGGGTTCCATGAAGTAAAAAAGCCGGGGCATCCATCGATGCTCCGGCTTTTCTCGTTTCGGCTGCGCCCGCGGGGGCGGAGGCTCACACCGCCGAAGGGTTGGGGACTGCATCTTCAACAGTCCTGAACATTTTTATCTCCTTGTGCAGCAGACCGATCTCATCGCTGATTTCCGTAATGGCAGCGGAAGCTCCCCGCAACTCGGCCAGAGTGCTCACATTCACCTGCACAACCTGCTCCAGAGACGAACGGATCGCGTCGTTGACCGCCTGCTGCTCGGATGAGGCCGACACAATTTCGGCGGTCTTTTCATTGGCAACCCCCAGGTTGCCGACAATCGAGTCGATAGTAGACGCCTGCTCCTCGGTGGCCCGCCGCG from Geobacter sp. DSM 9736 includes the following:
- the hpnH gene encoding adenosyl-hopene transferase HpnH, which translates into the protein MRFPWRLNYDLTKYIVHCKMKKIEKAPLVLMLEPTHLCNLACSGCGRIREYADTIQEMMSLEECLKSVDECPAPVVTITGGEPFLYPPVYELIEEVLKRGKHIYLCTNGLLLEKALDRMRPHPNFTLNVHMDGMEETHDRILERKGTFKTAIEGIRKAKQLGFRVCTNTTIFKETNLLEIEMLFSYLQDLGVDGLLVAPGFGYEAVGEKLFLERREIEKKFEEVYEMSKRFRFFSTPMYLRFLKGEKKLECTPWGNPTRNPRGWKAPCYLITDGHYPTFRDMMEKTDWSRYGVGKDERCAQCMMHCGFEPTVVNEIGKSWKDIWEMVVWNLT